One region of uncultured Methanolobus sp. genomic DNA includes:
- a CDS encoding TMEM165/GDT1 family protein: MIQDILIPFLLVGLAELGDKTQIAVLVLSTKTKEYAHLLAGVMLAFILTDGLAILLGNVIANRIPMDYVRIGAGVMFIIFGVMTLINKEDDDKEGSYELKSPFVSGFGLILVSEMGDKTQLASALFATQYDPVMVFVGVVLALFLLSSMAVYVGKMLMEKINKNTISRAAGVLFIVIGISFFF, from the coding sequence ATGATACAGGACATCCTTATCCCATTTCTTCTTGTAGGCCTCGCAGAACTTGGAGATAAGACACAAATTGCCGTACTGGTTTTATCAACAAAAACAAAGGAATATGCACATTTACTTGCCGGTGTGATGCTGGCTTTTATCCTGACAGATGGCCTGGCAATCCTTCTTGGAAATGTGATTGCGAACAGAATACCGATGGACTATGTACGTATTGGAGCCGGAGTCATGTTCATAATTTTTGGTGTGATGACACTTATCAACAAAGAAGATGATGACAAAGAGGGGTCCTACGAATTGAAAAGTCCCTTTGTTTCCGGTTTTGGTCTTATCCTTGTATCTGAGATGGGAGACAAGACGCAGCTTGCATCTGCGCTCTTTGCAACCCAGTATGATCCAGTGATGGTATTCGTAGGTGTTGTCCTTGCATTATTCCTGCTATCTTCAATGGCAGTGTACGTTGGAAAGATGCTGATGGAAAAGATCAATAAAAACACAATTTCCAGAGCTGCTGGTGTACTCTTTATTGTAATCGGTATTTCGTTCTTTTTCTGA
- a CDS encoding IS5 family transposase has translation MDDLTDFALNEEYKRLQSVGDRLAEIESLIDWKPFRPILESMYKNRTASGGRPEADVIVMFKMLVLQQWHGLSDPELERQCIDRISFRKFLGFPEYVPDNTTVWSFRQRIIDNGKEKQIWNEMQRQLNALGLEIKKGTIQDATFIHSNPGHAKADTPRGEDAKTTRSKDGTWVKKGGKSHFGYKFHTIIDKDYELIRRFETTTAAVHDSQVDLSEAGEVVYRDKGYFGAVAKGFAATMQRAVRGHPLEINDILRNERISVQRVPCERVYAVAKEVFKAGKVLATTVERVNVKMLMTAFSFNLHQLRTLKRKGTI, from the coding sequence ATGGACGATTTAACTGATTTTGCTCTTAATGAAGAATACAAACGTCTTCAATCAGTTGGTGACAGACTTGCTGAAATTGAATCATTGATCGATTGGAAACCTTTTCGACCAATATTAGAATCAATGTATAAGAATAGAACAGCTTCCGGCGGCAGGCCTGAAGCTGATGTCATTGTGATGTTCAAAATGCTTGTTCTTCAACAATGGCATGGTTTATCTGATCCTGAACTTGAAAGACAATGTATTGACAGGATATCATTTAGAAAATTCCTGGGATTTCCTGAATATGTACCAGACAATACAACTGTCTGGTCATTCAGACAGAGAATTATTGATAATGGGAAAGAGAAGCAAATATGGAATGAGATGCAGAGACAGCTCAATGCTCTTGGTTTGGAAATCAAAAAAGGGACGATCCAAGATGCAACTTTCATTCACTCCAACCCTGGTCATGCTAAAGCTGATACACCCAGAGGGGAGGATGCTAAAACAACAAGAAGCAAAGATGGAACATGGGTGAAAAAAGGTGGTAAGTCTCACTTTGGGTATAAGTTCCATACAATAATTGATAAGGATTACGAACTGATAAGAAGATTTGAAACAACAACTGCAGCGGTACATGATTCACAGGTAGATCTATCTGAAGCAGGTGAAGTGGTGTACCGTGACAAAGGATACTTTGGAGCGGTTGCAAAGGGCTTTGCAGCAACAATGCAAAGAGCAGTAAGAGGACATCCGTTAGAGATAAACGATATTCTCAGAAATGAAAGGATAAGTGTTCAGAGAGTTCCATGTGAGCGGGTTTATGCTGTTGCAAAAGAAGTGTTCAAAGCAGGAAAAGTACTTGCCACAACTGTAGAAAGGGTAAATGTGAAGATGTTGATGACAGCTTTTTCTTTTAATCTTCATCAATTGAGGACACTGAAAAGGAAGGGAACGATCTAG
- a CDS encoding VOC family protein, whose protein sequence is MRQKINVITLGVSDFERSVEFYEKGLGWKRSSASEDHLALFPLGGIVLSLYPRKLLADDATVKDEATGFSGITLAYNAKSEKEVEDVLEHVKKLGATIVKPAQKVFWGGYSGYFKDLDGHLFEVAFNPFWKLDTNDNLDLP, encoded by the coding sequence ATGAGACAAAAAATTAATGTAATTACACTTGGAGTAAGCGACTTTGAAAGGTCAGTCGAGTTTTATGAGAAAGGTTTGGGCTGGAAAAGATCCTCGGCGAGTGAGGATCATCTTGCATTGTTCCCTCTTGGAGGAATTGTTCTGTCTCTTTATCCAAGAAAGCTTTTAGCTGATGATGCAACAGTAAAAGATGAAGCCACAGGATTTTCTGGAATTACACTTGCCTACAATGCTAAAAGCGAAAAAGAAGTAGAAGATGTTCTTGAACATGTGAAAAAGCTTGGGGCAACAATTGTAAAACCGGCACAAAAAGTATTCTGGGGAGGCTATAGCGGATACTTCAAAGATTTAGACGGACATTTATTTGAGGTCGCATTTAATCCATTCTGGAAACTTGATACAAATGATAATTTGGATCTGCCATGA
- a CDS encoding methanogenesis marker 9 domain-containing protein: MSDNLFDIKVGDFYFRNPIALAPMGGITDSTFANEKAIDAGLVILGGYNLDSATQKAAAEMVSRGRKEFESHEPLKVIGDELKAVNEGPVVGINVRSSKIDSLIKAAELVRDAGAILELDAHCRQQEMIDIGVGQALLSDLPKLTEWISRIKETGVVLSVKVRANVVDDIELVKKIDAAGADILHLDSMKEGAGADLKLIKEVRDSTRMFLICNNSVTGIDSAKDMFTRGAEMVSVARAVLEDPGIIGQLVNRVSIQQEEMGWYNAPKHVCRGEGDLRGLAFCCLPVKPCPVHNTIAKLGYSAQEFADIKNEFAKGTMLEYGDSTCFGSLVWCCKISKPCYLRDGVLETLGLSDSEYMRLKKELADYILDHAKKPVNSQA; encoded by the coding sequence GTGTCTGATAATCTTTTTGATATTAAGGTAGGAGATTTCTATTTTAGAAATCCAATTGCACTTGCACCCATGGGTGGAATAACTGACAGTACTTTTGCAAATGAGAAAGCAATAGATGCCGGGCTTGTGATCCTGGGAGGATACAATCTTGATTCTGCAACACAGAAAGCCGCTGCAGAAATGGTTTCCCGTGGAAGAAAGGAGTTTGAGTCTCATGAGCCTTTAAAGGTCATAGGGGATGAGCTCAAAGCTGTAAACGAAGGTCCGGTTGTCGGGATCAATGTGAGAAGTTCAAAGATAGACTCTCTCATAAAAGCAGCAGAGCTTGTGAGGGATGCAGGTGCTATACTCGAACTTGATGCACATTGCAGACAGCAGGAAATGATTGATATTGGTGTAGGACAGGCATTACTCAGTGATCTTCCAAAGCTCACTGAATGGATATCCAGGATCAAGGAAACAGGTGTAGTGCTCTCTGTTAAGGTACGTGCAAATGTTGTGGATGATATTGAACTTGTTAAAAAAATAGATGCGGCAGGTGCGGATATACTCCATCTTGATTCAATGAAAGAAGGTGCAGGAGCAGATCTGAAACTAATCAAAGAGGTACGCGATTCCACAAGAATGTTCCTCATTTGCAATAATTCTGTCACAGGTATTGATTCTGCAAAGGATATGTTCACAAGAGGAGCTGAGATGGTTTCTGTAGCTCGTGCTGTTCTGGAAGATCCGGGAATAATAGGTCAGCTTGTAAACAGGGTTTCAATACAGCAGGAAGAAATGGGCTGGTACAATGCACCTAAACATGTCTGCCGCGGAGAAGGTGATCTCAGGGGGCTTGCATTCTGTTGTCTGCCTGTAAAACCATGTCCGGTTCATAACACTATTGCAAAACTCGGTTACTCTGCACAGGAATTTGCAGATATAAAGAACGAGTTTGCAAAAGGTACAATGCTTGAATATGGGGACAGCACATGTTTCGGAAGTCTTGTATGGTGTTGTAAGATATCAAAACCATGCTACCTGAGAGACGGGGTACTGGAAACCCTTGGTCTTTCCGACTCAGAATACATGCGTCTTAAAAAGGAACTTGCAGACTACATACTTGACCACGCTAAAAAGCCAGTCAACAGTCAGGCTTGA
- a CDS encoding triphosphoribosyl-dephospho-CoA synthase encodes MYKKVQMIDSLYTIDRGTYPLPAHIARCAQLAMCLEVSSSPKPGNIDRFSDYEETRYEHFLASASAVYPVIEEAVSCGTGVGRLIKSAVDESMRWQKGGNTHFGAFLLLIPFAMAAGEMFEEDETFTIQQLTESAYRIVKNTTIQDSVDFYSCFDDAGVKVNSVDEFDLKDSSAIDELHEKDMSLYKLMDIARGYDIIANEWVTGFKRCARCAELIIDGMNGLESPGLQADINNVTVYAFLKILSENEDTFISTKYDSETAYHVSCKAKGILEEMYKIGDNFNSILPLIEKLDQELLQKKINPGSTADITIAGLFISLLAGVRF; translated from the coding sequence ATGTATAAGAAGGTACAGATGATCGATTCACTCTACACAATTGACAGGGGGACTTATCCGCTGCCAGCACACATTGCACGGTGCGCACAGCTTGCTATGTGCCTTGAGGTGTCCTCTTCCCCAAAACCCGGGAATATTGACAGGTTCAGTGATTATGAGGAAACACGGTACGAGCATTTTCTTGCATCTGCAAGTGCTGTCTATCCTGTTATTGAGGAAGCAGTTTCCTGTGGAACTGGTGTAGGGCGACTTATCAAAAGCGCAGTTGATGAAAGCATGCGCTGGCAGAAAGGTGGCAATACTCACTTCGGTGCTTTTCTGCTACTGATACCTTTTGCGATGGCTGCCGGAGAAATGTTTGAGGAAGATGAAACATTTACTATCCAGCAACTGACGGAATCTGCATACAGAATAGTCAAAAATACCACAATTCAGGATTCAGTGGATTTCTACAGTTGTTTTGATGATGCAGGTGTTAAGGTTAATTCCGTGGATGAGTTCGATCTTAAGGATAGCAGTGCTATTGATGAACTTCATGAAAAAGACATGAGCCTTTACAAACTCATGGATATTGCCAGGGGTTATGATATTATAGCCAATGAATGGGTCACAGGTTTTAAGAGATGTGCCCGCTGTGCTGAACTAATAATTGACGGCATGAACGGCCTGGAATCACCAGGGTTACAGGCTGACATTAATAATGTAACTGTTTATGCTTTTCTGAAGATACTTTCTGAGAACGAAGACACTTTTATAAGTACCAAATATGATTCTGAAACGGCTTATCACGTATCCTGCAAGGCAAAAGGGATACTTGAGGAAATGTATAAGATTGGTGACAACTTTAATAGTATATTACCATTGATCGAGAAACTTGACCAGGAGCTTCTTCAAAAGAAGATCAATCCTGGTTCCACAGCAGACATAACCATTGCGGGTCTGTTTATCTCGTTACTTGCCGGAGTCCGGTTTTAA
- a CDS encoding DUF447 domain-containing protein has translation MRIKLDLEDYGIYEGISETIVTTNRGWSMNAAPMGIIRRSDKLFVRLFKGSTTYDNVLSEKVLVANTTWDAITFVNSTFSDLDDSDFESLNINGRTIVPLKDAQCWVAFECINTKLTSDALVSELIPLGTHVNKCLIRAPNRGFFAVIEACIHATRYQLTGENKYLKLIKVYGDIVDKCGGKNEKEAMKLLYGYL, from the coding sequence ATGCGCATCAAATTAGATCTTGAGGATTACGGGATATACGAAGGTATTTCGGAAACCATTGTTACAACAAACAGAGGATGGTCTATGAATGCTGCACCAATGGGAATTATCCGCAGAAGCGACAAGCTTTTCGTTCGTCTTTTCAAAGGTTCCACAACCTATGATAATGTATTGTCAGAAAAGGTTCTTGTTGCAAATACCACATGGGATGCCATCACTTTTGTAAATTCTACTTTTTCCGACCTGGATGATTCAGATTTTGAATCTCTCAATATTAATGGGAGAACCATTGTACCTCTCAAGGATGCACAGTGCTGGGTAGCTTTTGAATGCATCAATACCAAACTCACATCTGATGCCCTTGTTTCTGAACTTATTCCTTTGGGAACACATGTCAACAAATGTTTGATAAGGGCTCCCAACCGAGGCTTTTTTGCTGTCATTGAAGCATGCATCCATGCCACCAGATACCAGCTTACAGGGGAGAATAAATACCTTAAGCTCATCAAAGTTTATGGGGATATTGTGGACAAATGCGGTGGCAAAAATGAAAAGGAAGCCATGAAATTGCTCTATGGTTATCTGTGA
- a CDS encoding dihydromethanopterin reductase (acceptor): MTKTIAWGITGAGHFLTSSFDIFRQMKSEYDIRVNTFLSSAAEEVVRMYGIEQELEKISCGEYLEEIFLETQQGKSWPKTGRFLLDKYDALVVTPATSNTVSKIAHGTADSLVSNAVAQAVKGGVPVYVVPVDIAGVVISELPYGIAREKCQKCDPCPPGDTCPHGAISDQIDLLKCSGCGICKDLCNFNAIKGGPVELKVRDIDARNVEVVRELEGITILEKPEDIPSIMDEI, translated from the coding sequence ATGACAAAAACGATAGCATGGGGGATTACCGGTGCCGGTCATTTCCTTACCTCAAGTTTTGACATATTCAGGCAGATGAAAAGTGAATATGATATCAGAGTGAACACTTTCCTTTCCAGCGCTGCTGAGGAAGTTGTGAGGATGTATGGAATTGAGCAGGAACTGGAAAAGATATCCTGCGGGGAATATCTTGAGGAGATTTTCCTTGAAACACAGCAGGGTAAGAGCTGGCCTAAAACCGGACGTTTTCTGCTTGACAAATATGATGCGCTTGTGGTCACACCAGCTACATCCAATACAGTTTCCAAGATAGCACATGGAACTGCAGATTCACTTGTGAGCAACGCAGTTGCCCAGGCTGTAAAAGGTGGTGTGCCTGTTTATGTTGTTCCCGTTGATATTGCAGGCGTAGTGATATCAGAGCTGCCTTATGGAATTGCCAGGGAAAAATGCCAGAAATGTGATCCATGTCCTCCCGGGGATACTTGTCCACACGGTGCGATAAGCGATCAGATCGATCTGCTAAAATGCAGCGGGTGTGGTATATGCAAGGACCTCTGCAATTTCAATGCTATAAAAGGTGGTCCTGTGGAACTTAAAGTGCGGGATATAGATGCCAGGAATGTGGAAGTTGTAAGGGAACTGGAAGGCATCACCATATTGGAAAAACCGGAAGATATACCTTCAATTATGGATGAAATTTGA
- a CDS encoding PHP domain-containing protein — translation MKFDLHVHSCYSKDSNASLDDILKHAASNRLDGFAICDHDRIEGGFACAKRAKELGSKLIVIPGVEVSSSKGHILALGIHEPIEPGLSPEETIKKAREQNAVVIIPHPFKMTSHGIGYIEGLDADAIEVLNSRCVTDGPNNKARKAAMELGFPMTGGSDAHEAEMVGRSYTEIDTSATSVEDVLDAIRTGKTSPGGGKTPVSFVVKQMFIGHINKLSRRLGMR, via the coding sequence ATGAAGTTCGATCTTCACGTTCATTCCTGTTATTCTAAAGACAGCAACGCCAGTCTGGATGATATTCTTAAACATGCCGCATCCAACCGACTGGATGGTTTTGCAATATGTGACCACGACCGTATAGAAGGAGGATTTGCCTGTGCAAAAAGGGCAAAGGAACTTGGCTCCAAACTAATTGTAATTCCGGGCGTAGAAGTAAGTTCTTCAAAAGGCCACATTCTTGCACTTGGCATCCACGAACCGATCGAACCTGGACTAAGCCCGGAAGAGACTATCAAAAAAGCACGTGAGCAAAATGCAGTCGTTATTATTCCACATCCTTTCAAAATGACATCACACGGAATAGGTTACATTGAAGGACTGGATGCAGATGCAATCGAAGTCCTGAATTCAAGATGTGTAACCGATGGTCCCAATAACAAAGCCAGAAAAGCCGCAATGGAACTTGGATTTCCTATGACTGGTGGAAGTGATGCGCATGAAGCGGAAATGGTAGGTCGGTCATATACTGAAATTGACACTAGCGCTACAAGCGTCGAGGATGTACTGGATGCTATCAGGACAGGAAAGACAAGCCCTGGTGGTGGAAAAACACCTGTTTCATTTGTAGTTAAACAAATGTTCATAGGGCATATTAACAAGCTTAGCAGACGGCTTGGAATGAGATAA
- the hflX gene encoding GTPase HflX, giving the protein MRAILVKRNDPRSEDDRNELQMNELRELAGAAGYEIISELTQTRYPDRRYHMGRGKVEELAQMVSELKPDKVIFHNPLSTMQIYNISETCRCETIDKFQLILEIFATRATTHRSKLQVELARLEYELPRARAVISILKKDERPGFMGLGGYEDSYAQDIKNRMARIRNELETIQKDNESLRAHRHSKGFSLAAFAGYTNAGKSTLFNALVDEDVESKDMLFTTLLPTTRSLEVEGRDILVTDTVGFIEDLPHWMVDAFRSTLDEIFLADVVLLVVDSSEPIEIIRKKLLVCHETMWDQLQEVVIVTVFNKIDLITDEELQEKITDLEYLAPNSVAVSAKTGFGFEKLKTQIRNLLPEWKRINLTLPLSEEGMSIVAWIYDEGVVHNINYTDMISIDFEARDKVINKAISLVSRLS; this is encoded by the coding sequence ATGCGTGCAATTTTAGTTAAGAGAAATGACCCAAGGTCTGAAGATGACAGGAATGAGCTTCAGATGAATGAACTCAGGGAACTTGCCGGAGCTGCAGGTTATGAGATAATCTCCGAGCTGACCCAGACACGCTATCCGGACCGCAGATACCACATGGGAAGAGGCAAAGTTGAAGAACTGGCGCAGATGGTTTCAGAACTGAAACCTGATAAGGTAATATTCCACAATCCTCTCAGCACCATGCAGATCTATAATATTTCTGAAACATGCCGCTGTGAAACCATTGATAAATTCCAGCTGATTCTGGAGATATTCGCAACCAGAGCTACCACACACCGTTCTAAATTACAGGTTGAACTTGCAAGACTGGAATACGAACTCCCACGTGCAAGAGCAGTAATATCCATACTGAAAAAAGATGAAAGACCAGGATTTATGGGACTTGGTGGTTATGAGGACTCATATGCCCAGGACATCAAGAATCGCATGGCACGCATCAGAAATGAGCTTGAGACAATACAAAAGGATAATGAATCCTTACGGGCACACAGGCATTCAAAAGGCTTCTCACTTGCAGCATTTGCAGGTTATACCAATGCAGGAAAAAGCACTCTTTTCAATGCCCTTGTGGATGAGGATGTTGAGTCAAAGGATATGTTATTCACCACACTGCTGCCCACAACCAGATCACTGGAAGTAGAGGGCCGAGATATCCTTGTTACTGATACTGTTGGTTTTATAGAGGACCTCCCTCACTGGATGGTTGATGCTTTCAGGTCAACACTTGATGAGATATTCCTTGCGGATGTTGTTCTCCTGGTAGTGGATTCATCTGAACCGATTGAGATCATACGCAAAAAGCTGCTTGTATGTCATGAAACAATGTGGGACCAGTTGCAGGAAGTGGTTATTGTAACTGTTTTTAACAAAATCGATCTTATAACAGATGAAGAACTACAGGAAAAGATCACAGATCTTGAGTATCTTGCACCGAATTCAGTTGCTGTATCTGCGAAAACAGGATTTGGATTTGAAAAACTTAAGACACAGATACGAAACCTATTACCTGAATGGAAAAGGATCAACCTTACACTTCCATTGTCAGAAGAAGGAATGTCAATTGTGGCATGGATATATGATGAAGGAGTAGTTCACAATATTAATTACACTGATATGATTTCAATTGATTTTGAAGCAAGGGATAAAGTTATAAATAAAGCCATATCTCTAGTGAGTAGACTATCATAA
- a CDS encoding DUF2209 domain-containing protein gives MFDIIAVDISGRHKTSEGYLMVCAAVAASVTADHVEKVNQIAIRSFRDNSAPDVQDVVKIVENTVSELKFDGTIVTEAGDFYNKPQWLIDSMFSHDLKYQESLSERRCIEIAHHVSLSSRKLLLKELDIQ, from the coding sequence ATGTTCGACATTATCGCAGTTGATATTTCCGGAAGACACAAGACAAGTGAGGGATACCTAATGGTATGCGCAGCAGTTGCTGCTTCTGTCACTGCAGATCACGTAGAGAAAGTCAACCAGATAGCTATCAGGTCTTTCAGGGACAATTCTGCACCTGATGTACAGGATGTCGTCAAAATTGTGGAAAATACAGTTTCAGAATTGAAATTTGACGGCACAATTGTTACAGAAGCAGGTGATTTCTACAACAAACCCCAATGGTTAATTGATAGCATGTTCTCCCATGATCTCAAATATCAGGAATCTCTGAGCGAAAGAAGATGTATTGAAATTGCCCACCATGTTTCACTCAGTTCAAGAAAACTTCTTTTAAAAGAGCTGGATATCCAGTGA
- the endA gene encoding tRNA-intron lyase, whose product MYGKLVKEKVKSGKQAINELYNTGYYGRPKGDVLELTLVEAAYLLYKNKLEISLDERNLRFEEFFTEASIRQKFFELKYIVYKDLRERGYYVQPSVTDFRVYPRGGHPGKTQAKMFVYVRSERVPMLLKDLLTQYNAALNVRKQMVLAIVDEESDITYYEVKRLDIKGEMKQILPLDQPAPVTMLEDRVLVWDEETSKLLYENGFYGKPLDNQRLQLSLVESAYLLDKGIIEIKDSNNKIIPDISEFSKIAASIDPDFLLKYSTYVDLRSRGFIPKTGFKFGTHFRVYSEIQTLKKLPHSSYLVHAIAHEHEFLLPVMSRAIRLANSVRKQMLYAVEFTGTTEYIDIGRIKM is encoded by the coding sequence TTGTACGGAAAACTAGTCAAAGAAAAGGTAAAGTCCGGAAAGCAGGCCATAAACGAGCTCTATAATACCGGATATTATGGTCGTCCAAAAGGCGATGTTCTTGAGCTTACCCTTGTTGAAGCTGCATATCTGCTTTACAAGAACAAGCTTGAAATTAGTCTGGATGAAAGAAACCTTAGGTTTGAAGAGTTTTTTACAGAAGCGTCAATCAGACAGAAATTCTTTGAGCTGAAATACATTGTTTACAAAGACCTCCGTGAAAGAGGCTATTATGTCCAGCCTAGTGTAACTGACTTCAGAGTATATCCGAGAGGGGGTCATCCTGGTAAGACACAGGCAAAGATGTTCGTTTACGTCAGGTCAGAACGTGTACCAATGCTGCTGAAAGACCTCCTCACCCAGTATAATGCCGCACTTAACGTTCGCAAACAAATGGTGCTTGCCATCGTTGATGAAGAAAGTGACATCACATATTACGAAGTAAAAAGACTGGACATTAAAGGCGAGATGAAACAAATTTTACCTTTAGATCAGCCTGCACCTGTTACCATGCTTGAAGACCGTGTTCTTGTGTGGGATGAAGAAACATCAAAACTTCTTTACGAGAACGGCTTTTACGGTAAACCGCTTGATAATCAGCGCCTTCAGCTTTCTCTTGTAGAATCTGCATATTTACTTGACAAGGGAATCATAGAGATCAAAGACAGCAACAACAAGATCATTCCTGATATCTCTGAGTTTTCTAAAATTGCAGCTTCAATTGACCCGGATTTCTTACTCAAGTACTCGACTTATGTAGACCTTCGAAGCAGAGGATTTATTCCCAAGACAGGATTTAAATTCGGTACTCATTTCAGGGTTTACAGTGAGATACAAACACTCAAAAAGTTACCTCATTCAAGCTATCTTGTTCATGCAATTGCTCATGAGCATGAATTCTTACTCCCTGTAATGTCAAGGGCAATCAGGCTTGCAAACAGCGTAAGGAAACAAATGCTCTATGCAGTCGAATTTACCGGTACCACCGAGTACATCGATATTGGCAGAATAAAGATGTGA
- a CDS encoding VOC family protein: MTIKRFDIEHIGLIVENPLEMAKWYHDVLGFNIKFKAKDDEKSVAFVTDSSDKVMLELARVPNVKALTTRTDHHLQLHIAVKSDDMDQDIEYLVDNGAILIEKCPLSRPGDFLVVLYDPWGNCIQLVQRGNDIK; encoded by the coding sequence ATGACCATTAAGAGATTTGATATAGAGCACATAGGTCTCATTGTGGAGAATCCGCTTGAAATGGCAAAGTGGTATCATGATGTGCTGGGTTTCAATATTAAGTTCAAGGCAAAAGACGATGAAAAATCAGTTGCTTTTGTCACGGATTCAAGTGATAAAGTTATGCTGGAACTGGCCCGGGTTCCCAATGTCAAAGCACTAACTACACGAACGGATCATCATCTGCAGTTACATATTGCTGTTAAAAGTGATGATATGGATCAGGATATTGAATATCTTGTAGACAATGGAGCAATTCTCATCGAAAAATGTCCACTCAGCAGACCCGGTGATTTTCTTGTGGTCCTGTATGATCCATGGGGAAATTGCATTCAGCTTGTCCAAAGAGGAAATGACATAAAATAA